CGGTATCGCTAGCCTTGCCTGTTACCGTCGAACCCGATTTTGCAATGCGGGCGCGCAGCAAGCGTGCACCCGTTACTGCAAGTTTATTGTCTTCGCTAATGCCGCCGTGGTAAGCGCCATCGAAAAGCTTTTCAGGCTTGCCAAACTTGCCCTTTGCAAACTTGACCTGCCACGTACTTGCATCCGCAAAAGTAGCATCATCCTTATTGTTACCCGCATCCGTCACATAGACAATCGCCGTATCGCCATTGTCAAGCACGCGCCAACGCGGAATCGAAGCACTTTCAACATCGAGCTTCACAAGATTCGAGCCTTCGGCATTGAGGTCACGCACATAGAGGTCCGACTTTCCAGAAACACCTTCGATGCGTGTGCAGAACGCCACGCGCTTGCCATCCGGAGAAACTTCGGGATGGTAGACATCGAGCGTGTCTGCAATTTCCGTCACCGAAAGAAGGCCTGTAGAATAATCAATGTAAGCGAGATTACCCGTCACGTCATTGCGGAAAGCAAGCTTTACCTTGTACGTTCCCGTCTTAGAACGCATTTTAGCAGAATTCGCCAGCGGGACAATTCGGCTTGTCGCCGCCTTGCCATCAGCGCCCATCCATGTCGCCCCAGGGATTGCACCAAAAACTACACGGAAGCCCACGTAATTGGCACGAGTCGAAGACGTGACCGTGTAAACATCACCGCGGCTGTACAAGTTGATGGATTCCGCAGAATTGCGGTAGCTCCCGCCTTTGACAACGCGCTCCGCCAATGAGCCACCATCAGGTGCCCCGACAAAGTTCGTCAAAGTCGTATCGCGCAAATTTCCAAGCCAGTCATTTGCCCATTCCATGGCATTGCCGACCATATCGCAGACACTTGCACTCGAATCGCCCTTGCTACAAACCTTGTGGAGCTTGTAATCCGAATTGTCGGCAGTCCAGCTTTCGGACGGGTTCCAAGACTTCTGGGCGACAAAAATCCATTCCGCTTCAGTCGGCAAACGGTACGCTTCTTTTTCGGGATGGAAAGCAAAGCCTTCCAAATTCGTGCAATGTTTGTCTTTATCAAACGAAGCCTTGCTATATGTGTAAGCGGTATCGAACTTTTCTGATTTGCTGCGTTCATTTGCAAAAAGCACGGCATCGTAATACGTGAGGTCCGTTGCCGGGAAATCCTTATCGTCGCAATCGAGCTTGAGCCCCGTAGCCGGTTTCATCAAATCATTAAATTCACTACAAGTGACTTCGTACTTGCCGATCGAGAACTTGTAATTCAAAGCTACGCTCATTTGCGGGCGTTCATTTGCCTTAGCAGAGACTTCATTTGTCCCAAGCTGTACCACAGCATTTTCTGCAGAAATGCGCATCATTCCCGGAAGCGCGGCGGCAGGATCATCCTTAGACTGGCTCGACGAAACACTATCGGAATCAGAGCAAGATGTCATCTGAGACAATATAAAGAACAAAGCTAAACCGTATCGTAAGTACGTCATCATTTACCTCATCGTTTTTAATAAAGAATCCAGTCGAGCGGTCATCACAAGGCTGCCATCAGAACACAAGTGGTCTTCATCGAAGAAGAGCTCGCTTTCAAAATCATGATTGCCATCGTGGTACTCATCAAGCACCGTGAAATTCGGATATTTTTCGACAAGTTCCTGGACGGCAGCCTGCATGACTTTAGCCGCCTCGCGCGTCGGTCCGTAGCGCCCCCAGGCATTAGTCTTGAGATAGTTCGGCGACTGCGGGAAAACAACGCCCACAACGCGAACACCAAAATTGCGAGAAAGTTCAAGGATTTCGGTCAAATGACCCAGATTAAAATCATATCCCGACTTATCCTTATCAAACCAGTACGGGTCATAGACAACATCAGGCACGTCTTTGCCCCAGCCTTCTGACGGAGACTTCATCACGCCACGGTGGTACCCAAAAGCTTCATATTCATAATCGTTAACGCCCATCGCATGTTGTGAAGCCTCATACATGTCGCCAATCAAGCCATCTTGCCAGTAACCATGATTCTTGTCATACTCATAGCCAGGAATATTGGCAAACCATTCATTCCAGTTTTCATCCTTGACATACCAACGGTCATAATCTAAAGCCAAGACAATAAATTTCAATTTGGGCATCAGCGGCAGAATGTAATTCTTGATATAAAATAGCGTGCTACCCATGTCCTGTGCGGAATAAGACATATTAATCGCAAACATGGACTTGATCATTTCAGGGTCAATTCCCGCAAAAGTTCTCGAAGAACCGATGACCACCAGTTCCGTCGTATCGCGGTACTGCCAGAAATAATCCATCTTGACTTTCATAATTCGCGGGGCGACACCCGTCGTTTCCGTGATGTAAGCGCAGGCACTGTCCAAATCCAAAGCGTTTTCGCCATTGAAAGAAGCTTGCGTTTTTACCCAAAGGCTCGGGTGCCAAAGTTCATCGCCTTCGGCAAGTTCTACAATCGAGCTATCGGACAAGTTCACAAGGACAATTTTCGGATGCGCACCGTTTACATTCGTGAGCGTCGCCACAGCAAGGTTTTCACCGCCAGAAATCCATTCGCTATGGTCAAAGGTATAGCCCTTCGGTGCGGCAATAGACTCCACGAGTTTTCCGTTGGAATCCGCCATGAACAAGCGTTCATGAGTGCTGTAATCCTCGCCTACAAACTTTTTCCCTGTTTTCCCCGCAAAGTCGAGGAACAAAGTGCGTTTGCTCCCGTCCTTCGAAAGCGATACATTGCAAGCCTGTTCGCCACCGTACCAAACCGTATCGCGCGCCTTATCCTTAACCGTCGAACCAGTTTTTGCAATGCGGGCACGCAACAAACGAGCACCCGTTACCGCAAGCGTGTTATCATCACTAAAGCCACCATGGTAAGCACCATCGAAAAGCTTTTCTGGCTTGCCAAACTTGCCATTTGCAAACTTCACTTGCCACGTGCTCGTTGATGCAAAAGCAGCGTCATCCTTATTGTTGCCCGCATCCGTCACATACACGATTACCGTATCGCCATTGTCGAGCACACGCCAACGCGGAATAGCCGCACTTTCCACATCGAGCTTTACAAGGTTCGAGCCATCACTATCAAGCGTGCGCACATAAAGGCTAGACGCCCCCGAAACACCTTCGATCTGAGTGCAGAACGCCACAAGCTTTCCGTCGGGCGAGATTTCAGGATGGTAAATTTCAATGGAATCTGCGATTTCTGTTACCGATAAAATTCCACTGGAATAGTCGATATAAGCGAGGTTCCCTGTCACGTCATTTCGGAACGCGAGTTTTGCCTTGTACGTTCCCGTCAAAGAACGGATTTTCGCAGAATTCGTGAGCGAGACAATCCGGCTTGTCGCCGCCTTGCCATCTGTTCCCATCCACGTTGCTCCAGGAATCGCCCCAAATGCAAGGCGGAATCCGACGTAATCCGCACGAGTCGATGATGCAACCGTATAGACATCGCCACGGCTGTACAAATTAATGGACTCCGCAGAATTGCGGTAACTGCCGCCCTTGACCACGCGCTCACCCAATGAACCGCCATCGGGTGCGCCTACAAAGTTCGTCAAAGTCGTATCGCGGAAAGCGCCAAGCCAATCATTGACCCATTCCATCGCATTGCCCATGACATCGCAGACGCGAGCGCTAGAATCGGTCTTGCTACAGACCTTATGGAGTTTGTAATCCGAATTGTCCGCCGTCCATGATTCAGACAAGTTCCAATACGTCTGAGCGACGAGCACCCATTCCGCTTCTGTCGGCAAGCGATAGGCTTTTACATCTGGGTGGAACGCAAAACCTTCCAGGTTCGTGCAATGATGATCCTTATCAAAAGACGCATTGCCGTAAGTGTACGCCGTATCAAATTTTTCAGCCTTGCTGCGTTCATTGGCAAAAAGCACGGCATCGTAATACGTGAGGTCGGTTGTCGGCAAATCCTTGCTTTCGCAATCGAGCTTAAGTCCTGTCGCCGGTTTCATCAAGTCGTTGAACTCGCCACAGGTCACTTCGTGCTTGCCCATCGAGAACTCGTAATCCAGCACGACATTCATCTGCGGGCGTTCCTTGGACTTTGCCGTAGCCTCATTCGTCCCAAGCGAAACAGCGCGGTTTGATGCAGGGACGCGAATCATCCCCGCCAAAGATTCATCCGAAGTAAATTCATTTGCTCCACCGGATACACTTTCAGAATGATCGCATCCCAGGAATGCCATCATCAAGAAAAGGTGTGCTATAGCAAACAAATTCTTCATAAGCTACTTCAAAGTTTTCAAAAGTGAATCCAGACGGGAGGTCAACTGTTTTGCGCCCAAATAGCACAAATGGTCCTTATTCGTCGCCATTTCATCGGTATAATCGTGGTCGCCCATTTTATTTTCATCCATGAAAACGAAATGAGGGTATTCCTTTTCTAATTCCTGGATTTCTTTCAGCAATTTCGGTGCTTCGCTCCGGCGAATGCCATAACGCCCAAACGAACCCGTTTTTTTGAAATTCGGGTTCTGCGGGAACACAACGCCCACGACATAGACTCCATAATTTTCGGCATTCTGCAAGATATTTTTCAGATGATTAAAGCTAGAATAGAAATTGGCAGACGCATAATCCATCCAAGTGCTATCGTTATCTACCGTAGGAGTTCCGCCCCATGTTCCGGATTCCCCATAGCTGAAACCGCGCGATTCCATAAGGACGTCATAGTACTCGTAAACACCCATGGATTCGCTCGTCAAGCTCGCCAACTGATTCGGGACACCATCTTTCCAGAAATCATGGTTCCGGTCATAGACATAACCCGGATAACTTTCATATTCCTTATTAAAGAAGTTGTACGTTTCCGTTTCACCGTGGTACCACAAATCAATATCCAGCGATATAATAATGTACTTCAATTTTTTCACATGCGGGAATGCGTAATTAGTCAAGAGGTAATCCGAAACAGCCACCATGTTCGGGACATTGGCAAGATTAATTGCAAAGAACTTGTCACTAAACACGGAGGGTGCTATGCCATCGAGCGGGCGTGAAGAACCCACAATGACCACATTCGCCGTATCCATGTACTTCCACAGGAGTTCCATCTTGTAACGGAGAATGATAGCCGCTTCGCCACCCTGTTCTGTAAAATAGACACCGGCACTATCCGCATCGAGTTTGACATCAGAATCAGCGCCATCGGTTTTCTTGACCCACAAGCTCGGGTGCCAAAGTTCATCACTTTCGACAAGTTCCACAATCGAGCTATCAGCGACATTCACAAGGACAATCTTGGAATGAGCACCATTGGAATTTGTAAGCGTTGCCACAACAAGGTCTTCGCCACCCGTTGCCCATTCGCTATGGTCAAAGGTATAGCCTTTAGGGGCAGCAATCGAATTCACAAGCTTTCCGTTGGAATCTGCCATGAGCAAACGTTCGTGCGTGACATAATCCTTCCCCACAAACTTTTTCCCTGTTTTACCGGCAAAGTCGAGGAATATCGTGCGTTTGCTACCATCTTTGGCAAGCGAGGCATTGCAAGCCTGTTCTTCGCCATACCAAACCGTATCGCGAGCCTTATCCTTAACCGTCGAGCCCGACTTTGCAATGCGGGCGCGCAGCAAGCGAGCCCCCGTCACCGCAAGCGTGTTGTCTTCGCTGATGCCACCATGATAAGCGCCGTCGAAAAGCTTTTCGGGCTTGCCGAACTTGCCCTTTGCAAATTTCACCTGCCAAGTGCTCGTTGATGCAAAAGCGGCATCATCCTTATTGTTGCCCGCATCCGTCACATAGACAATCGCCGTATCGCCATTGTCAAGCACGCGCCAACGCGGAATGGCAGCACTTTCGACATCGAGCTTTACAAGATTCGAGCCATTCACATTGAGGTCGCGCACGTACAAGCTAGACTTCCCAGAAACGCCCTCGATACGCGTGCAGAACGCCACACGTTTTCCGTCAGGAGAAATTTCAGGATGGTAAACTTCAATCGAATCGCTAATTTCATTAACGGTCAAGATTCCACTAGCGTAATCAATAAAGGCGAGATTTCCCGTCACGTCATTGCGGAATGCTAGCTTTGTCTTGTACGTTCCCGTTTCAGAACGGATCTTTGCGGAATTTGCAAGCGGAATAACACGGCTCGACGCCGCCTTGCCATCTGAGCCCATCCACGTAGCTCCCGGGATTGCACCAAAAGCAAGACGGAAACCCACATAGTCCGCACGAGTCGAAGATGTCACCGTGTAGATATCACCACGGCTATAAAGATTTATCGATTCCGGAGAACTGCGATAGCTGCCGCCCTTGACCACACGCTCGCCCATCGCACCGCCATCAGGAGCGCCCACGAAATTCGTCAAAGTCGTATCGCGGAAACCACCCAGCCAGTCATTGACCCATTCCATGGCATTGCCAACGACATCGCAAACTAGATTATCGGACTTTACTTTACTGCAAACCTTATGGAGTTTGTAATCCGAATTATCGGCAGTCCAGCCATCCGATACATTCCAGTAAGCCATTGCCGCAAGCACCCATTCCGCTTCTGTCGGCAAGCGGTAACCATCTACATCTGGATGGAACGCAAAACCTTCCATGTTCGTGCAATGCTTATCGTTGTCAAAATAAGCCTTGCTATAGGTATAAGCGGTATCAAATTTTTCTGCCTTGCTGCGTTCATTGGCAAAAAGCACGGCATCGTAATACGTGAGGTCAGTCGCCGGCAAGTCCTTGCTATCGCAATCGAACTTGAGCCCCGTCGCCGGTTTCATCAAGTCATTGAACTCGCCACAGGTCACTTCGTGCTTGCCAAGCGAGAATCCGTAATCCAACACAACACGCATCTGCGGGCGTTCATTGGACTTTGCTGTAGCATCATCGGTCCCCAGAGTCACAACGGCATTCGATACAGAAAAGCGCATCATTCCCGAAAGAGAATCTTCAACGACTTCCATTGAGCCTGCAGCCGACCCGCCATCCGATTCAGAACAGGCGTTCAGCAACACAAGCAGAATAGCAAGCAAAAACTTCATAAAGACAACCTATTTTTTAATTAATCTACAAAAAATGCAATCATCGAGCCAACGTCGAAAGCAGTGAATCCAACCGATGCGTAAATTGCTTTGCCCCGGCAGTACCTAAGTGGTCAATATTATACGCCATCGCATCCGTGTAATCGTGATCGCCAAATTTATTTTCATCGAAATACACAATGTCGAGCTTTTGCACCGAATCTAGGATATCCTTAGCGATACTCCTACGCGGTCCATACACTCCAAACGAGCCCGTATTCTTATACGCCGGATTTTGCGGGTAAACAGGCACGACTACTTTAATGCCCTTTGCCTGAGCCGTTTCAATAATCCAATGGAATACCGCAAAGTTTTCCTTATAAACAGGATCATTCGTCTTAAATAAAGTCGTATCATTTTGAATGAAAGGATCCCCCCATTGCACACTCGGCAGCAAGAAATTTTCAAGATCGTAAGGATGCATCAAAGCCGTTTCAGGGCGCGGCGTCACTTTTACGGCATCGATGAAATGCTCCGGCAAGCCATCGACCCAGAAATTGTGATTTTCATCGTACTTAAATCCAGGGACTTTATCATAAATTGCATTTTGCCAAGTTCCATAGCCATCATACCACAAAAAGTCTGGAGACATTTCAAGCACAATGACTTTTAGATTTTTCAGGTGGTTCAGCACGTAATTTTTGAACAAGTACTTAATGCCCGTCATCTGCCCTGCAGAATACGCCATGTTCAAAAGATTGTACGATGTGATTTCCTTATCATGCAACGCAAACATCGTTCTCGAAGAGCCCAATGCCACAGCCGTAATGCTATCGCGATTTTCCCAAAAACGTTCCATTTTCACGCGCAATTCAAGGGCACTGTAGAAAGCACTCGAGAGGTAGTAAACGCCCGCGCTATCCGTATCAAGTTCTTCGCTATCGTAAAGGTTTCTGGAATGCCACAGACACGGGTGCCAAAGTTCATCGCCACTGGCAATGATTTTCACGGAACTATCGGCAAAGTTGACCAAGGCTATTTTTTCGTGGGCGCCGTTCACATTGACCAATGTCGCCACCGCCATATTCGAGCCGCCAAGAACCCATTCCGTATGGTCAAACGTATAACCCTTAGGAGCTTCAACACTTTGAATCAGCCTGCCCTTAGAATCCATGACCAGGAGACGTTCATGCGTGCGATAATTCTGTCCGACAAAATCACGCCCCGTCTTGCCGCCAAAATCAAGGAACAGCGTTCTATTGCTACCGTCATTGGCAAGAGAAACGTTGCAAGCCTGTTCGCCATTATACCAAACCGAGTCAATTCCATGGAACACCATTTTGCTGCTCGTCGCCATCTTGGCACGTAAAAGTCTAGCCCCGGTCACCGCCAGTTGCTTATCGAGGCTGACGCCGCCATGGAATGCGCCATCGAGAATTTGTTTCGGAGTTCCAAATTTTCCATTGTTAAACGGCACCTGCCAAGTGCTCGTCGCTGCAAACGCATCGTTATCCTTATTGTTGCCCGCACTCGTCACATACACAATCGACGTATCGCCATTTTCCAAAAGTCTCCAACGCGGAATAGCCGCATTCTCGACATCGAGCTTGACAAGCCCAGAACCTGTAGCATCCAGATTGCGCACGTAGACACTCGACGGCCCCGCAACGCCTTCAACACCCGTACAGAAAACCACCCGTTTGCCATCGGGAGAAATGTCTGGATGGTAGGCATGCAAAGTATCCTTGATTTCAATAACGGAGTTCACGCCATTTCCAAAATCGACAAAGGACAAATTGCCCGTCACATCATTGCGGAACACCATTTTAGATTCGAAAGTTCCCGTCAAATGTTTCATCTGGAATGTCGCCATGGAAACTTTTGCCACCGATTCCTTGATCGTTCCGGTTTCATCGAGCCAAGACGCTTTAGGGATTGCGCCCAAAGCCAAACGGAAACCAAGGTACACGCCCTTTGTCGACGAGGTCACCGTGTAAATATCCCCGCGACTATACGTATTCATTTGCGAGAGTTCCGTTCGGTAGCTCCCGCCTTTGACAACGCGTTCACCAAGGCTACCGCCATCAGCTCCGCCCACAAAATTTATTAAAGGATCCTTCTTGAAATACGTGAGCCAGTCATTGACCCATTCCAGCACATTCCCTGCCATGTCGTACACACCGACATCATTTGCAAGCGTCGATGCCACATCATGGAATTCGTAGCCCGAATTTTCGCTATTCCAGCTGACTTCGGGATTCCAGCCCTGGTTCGCCACAAAGACCCATTCCGCTTCCGTCGGCAGACGATAGCCAAAAACATTTTCATGGAAGACAAGTCCGGACAAATTCTCACAGCTACCCGCGGCATCAAAAGACGCCTCCGTGTACGTATAGACAGTATCGAGATTTTGAGACTTGCTTAAAGCATTTGCATAAAGAACCGCATCATAATAAGTCACATTGGTAACAGGGCTTTCATCATCGCATTCGCATTCGCATTCTGCCCCCGCATTGGGGCGCAAGGCATTGTACTCGCCACGAGTCACTTCGTGTTCGCCAATGAAAAAATCGTACGAAAAAGCAACTTCCATTTGTGGCGTTTCACTATTACGCACGCCGGGTTTATCTGTTCCAAGGAACGTCGACTTGCCAAGAGATGCAATCTTGACAAAACCTTCCATTTTGCTTGCAGATGAAAGTGAAGATGATGAAGACAACGGCAACTGACCTGCCGGTTCAATGACAGGACAAGGTGGATTCTCTTCGGTGCAAGATGCCAAAAGAACGAGAATAGGTACTAATGAAAGCCATCCCAACCCAAACAGAGACTTACATTTCATTTTCCTCCTCCCAAGACAATAGCAATTTGTTCAAGCGCGAAGTCAGGAGCGTCGCCCCTGCATAGCACAAGTGGTCTTCGTCAATAGCCATTGCATCTATGTAATCGTGCTCACCCATTTTGTTTTCATCCATCAACACAAAATTCGGATATTTTTTCTTTAAGCCATCGAGTTCCGCAATCAACTTTTTAGCAGAGGTTCGGCGCAAGCCATAACGACCAAACGAACCTGATTTTGCATAAGCGGGGCTCTGCGGGAAAATAACGCCGACCACTCGGATATTACGCTTCGCCGATTCTTCAATGATTGTGAGGAGTGCATCCATGCTATCATCAATCAAATTCCAATGTTCATCGACATAGTTGCTGTCCTGTTCGATTTCAGGCTCATCTTTCCACGAATTGCAGCTGGCATTTAAGTAGCGACCACGATCTTTCATGTAATGGGTTTCATCCGACGAACCCACGGAACTTTCCGTATATTCCAGCAAACCCTCTGGGTATCCATCCTTCCAATAATCATGATTGGCGTCATACACGTATCCCGGATAATTTCCAAACGTCGTGTAGAACATGTTATCGCCATCCGGACCATCAATCTTGTGCCAGAAATCAATATCGAGCGACACGACGATATACTTGAGTTTTTTCATGTGATTGAACACGTAATGGTTCAAATAATCTCGGGTCATGTAAATGGAATTTGGAGTTTGTCCAAAATTCACGGCAAAGAACTTTTTATCGAACTGTGCCGGGCTCACACCGAACATCGGTCTTGAAGAACCGAATACAGCGACGTTTGCAGAATCGCGATACCTCCAGAGGAGTTCCATCTTAAAGCGCATGATGACAGATTCCCACTTGTCCGACGGATACAGATAAGCGCCCGCACTATCAGGATCAAGTTCCGATGATTCAGGAACATAAATTTTCTGCTGCCAAATGCTCGGATGCCAGAGTTCATCGCCTTCCACCAAGTTCACGATGGAACCATCAGCCACATTAACAAGCACAATTTTGGTATGGGCTCCATTTGCATTTGCAAGGGTCGCCACGATATAACCGTCATCCGCATGAGCGCCCTTATAATTCAAAGCCCATTCCGCATGGTCGAAGCTATACCCCTCAGGTGATGCAATAGCCTTAATTAAGCGCCCCGTACTATCGGTAATCAGCAAGCGTTCGTGCGTGCCATAGCTTTTACCGACAAATTCCTTCCCCGTCTTGCCTCCAAAATCGAGGAAGGAGACGCGCTTGGAGCCATCATTAGCAAGGGATACATTGCAAGCCTGTTCGCCATTATACCAAACCGTATCACGTCCATTAGCAAGAGAACCACCCTTTGCAATACGAGCACGCAATAAGCGGGCACCCGTCACAGCAAGCGAATAATCCTCCGAAATTCCGCCATGATAAGCACCATCAAAAAGCTTTTTCGGTGTACCAAAGCGTCCCTTGGCATAAGTCACCTGCCATGTACTCATCGCCTTGAACGCAGACTCGTCCTTATTGTTCCCGGCATCAGACACATAGACAATCGCCGTATCGCCATTTTCCAAAATGCGCCAACGAGGGATGGCGGCATTCCCGCTTACCTTGAGTTTTAGCGGTTGAGTCCTCGAGCCCGTAATCGGACGGATATAGACCTCGGACTTCCCGGAAGTTCCTTCCGTACCAGTGCTAAACGCCACAAAACGACCATCGGGAGAAATATCCGGATGATAGGAATCAATCGTATCTGCAAGTTCTGTCACGGACAAAGTTCCATTGACATAATCGATATACGCTATATTGCCAGTGATATCGTTTCGGAAAGCCAACTTTGCGCGGTACGTTCCCAGATTATTCTTGACCGTAGTCGCCCCCGCCATCGGGATGATTCGACTGTCTCGGGCATGACCATCACGCCCCATCCAAACTGCATTCGGGATTTTTCCAAAAGCCAGACGGAAACCGAGATAGTCCGACTTTGTCGCCGAAGTGACAATGTAGACATCGCCTCGACCGTAAAGCTTAATCGCCGAAGGATCATTGCGATAACTGCCGCCCTTGATGACGCGCTCCCCAACGACACTTCCATCAGGAGCACCGACGTAATTGGTAATCGTCGTATCCTTAAAATAGCCCAGCCAATCCGAAACCCATTCCTTGACGTTACCTGCCATATCGCAGAAATCGCCATGCATGCGAGCGTACGAACAGACTTTCTTCGGTTCAAAATCAGAATTTGCGGCATTCCATTCCACGGATGGATTCCAATGGCGTTCAGCCACCATAATCCATTCCGCTTCCGTTGGCATTCGATACCCTTCGACTTCAGGATTAAACGAAAGCCCTTCCATGGCAATGCAATTGCCTACAGCATCAAAAGTCGTCGATGTGTAAGTATAAACGGTATCATAGCCTTCACGCTTGCTCCGTTCATTTGCATAAAGCATCACATCGTAATAAGTCACCATCGTTACAGGCAACATGTCCGAATCTTCATTTTTGCAGCGGGCATCAAAAGTTGTACCCATGACACTCTTGAATTCCGCACAAGTGACTTCGTGCATGCCCATGGAAAAATCGTAATTCAAAGCGACACGCAATTGCGGGCGTTCATTCGCCTTTGCCAACGAGGAATACGTCCCCAGATAAGACAAGGCGCCGCCACTCGAATTTTTAATCTTCGATGCTCTTACAGTAATCAAGCCATCATGAACGTTATCCGTTTCAACAGGGGCGTTCAGCCAGACGTGTTCCCCTAAAAATGTATCGCAACCTAAAAGGATAAAAAGAACAAAAATACAGGGTACTAAAAAAAGCACCTTCATCAAAAAAGAGGAGTTATTAAAACGTGTCGACATTTCCCCTCAAAAATAGAAATTTATGGCAGCCGACTTTTCGCAATAGTCTGATTTACGCTAATTCCCGGATATTCCGGAAAAAATTCTTCCGCCATGCGGTACCACGTGAGCGCTCGCGGGACATCGTTTTCAAGGTACAAATTGCCGATATCAAATGCGGCAAGCCCTACGAACTGCCGAGTTTCTAGCGGTTTAAATTCAAGACCGGTCCATCGGCCTTCTTTATATTTTTCGCGATATTCATCATCGGTATAGGTAAAGCCGCGACGGTTCGGTTCCAAATTCACAAAACTGTCCGAGGAGCCGTAACGCAAAAAGACATGCCCCGGAAGGAGAATAGCGTCGAGAGGCAAACCACGCGACTGCGCCACCATGAGCGCAAGCCACGAAAGTCCCATGCAACCCGATCTTTTGTTTGCAAGAACGCGAAGCGGGAGCACGGATTCTTTTGCAATAGCCGCCTCGCCCGCCCCGGCAAATTCGATATTCCAAAATTGCCAAAGCAGGTTTTTCAGGGATTGCAAAGTGTCGTGAGTCGCCGCAACACTACTATCAAAGTAAGCAAGTCCCGCATGCCAATCGTGAATAGAATCAAGGCAACCCGGCGCACGTTCTTCAAAAACGCACGCCATTTCGCGATAGCTCATGGATTCGTTTTTCCCGTTCCAAAGCAGAAACGGGAGTGCTATCACGAGCGTCGCGAAGAACAAAGGCCAAAAAATTCGCGCAAGCATAAATGCGCCAAAGACGCTACAGGCCGTCCCATTCCATCGGACTTTGCCAGTAGTCACGAGCAGTCATCATGTAAATCACGAGACGCTTGCTCAGCATGTCCTTTTTCATCTTCTTGAGGCGAGCGCGAACACCAGGGCCACCGCCCCAACTCGTAAGCACCTGCACGTCGAGACCCGTTGCATAAGCAAGCAAGGAACCCGGGCCACCGCTCTTCTGATCCACAGATTCAA
This is a stretch of genomic DNA from Fibrobacter sp. UWB13. It encodes these proteins:
- a CDS encoding TIGR02171 family protein — its product is MMTYLRYGLALFFILSQMTSCSDSDSVSSSQSKDDPAAALPGMMRISAENAVVQLGTNEVSAKANERPQMSVALNYKFSIGKYEVTCSEFNDLMKPATGLKLDCDDKDFPATDLTYYDAVLFANERSKSEKFDTAYTYSKASFDKDKHCTNLEGFAFHPEKEAYRLPTEAEWIFVAQKSWNPSESWTADNSDYKLHKVCSKGDSSASVCDMVGNAMEWANDWLGNLRDTTLTNFVGAPDGGSLAERVVKGGSYRNSAESINLYSRGDVYTVTSSTRANYVGFRVVFGAIPGATWMGADGKAATSRIVPLANSAKMRSKTGTYKVKLAFRNDVTGNLAYIDYSTGLLSVTEIADTLDVYHPEVSPDGKRVAFCTRIEGVSGKSDLYVRDLNAEGSNLVKLDVESASIPRWRVLDNGDTAIVYVTDAGNNKDDATFADASTWQVKFAKGKFGKPEKLFDGAYHGGISEDNKLAVTGARLLRARIAKSGSTVTGKASDTVWYGGDQACNVSLAKDGSKRTLFLDFAGKTGKKFVGEDYSTHERLFMADSNGKLVNSIASPKGYTFDHSEWISGGENLAVATLTNANGAHSKIVLVDISDSSIVELADGDELWHPSLWVKTSANSGEKSALDPDSACVYMTENTNIATRLMKVKMDYFWKYRDTAELVIIGSSRSFAGMDPTYIESMFAINMAYSAQDMESTTFFVKNYILPLMPKLKVVALTLDYDRWYVKDENFKVWFANIPGYEYDKNHGYWQDGLIGDMYEASQAALNPTEDEYEQFGYHRGLYYDPAKGWGAPNPEVANDSNWFEIDRSGFDFNMQKLTEILELARNHDVYVVGVVYPQTPNFLSTNSWGRYGPTRKAAKIMEDAVLELTEKYPNFAVLDEYHDGYHDFVPEDFANEDHLGLQGAQVMATRLDSLLKKTLK
- a CDS encoding TIGR02171 family protein is translated as MKNLFAIAHLFLMMAFLGCDHSESVSGGANEFTSDESLAGMIRVPASNRAVSLGTNEATAKSKERPQMNVVLDYEFSMGKHEVTCGEFNDLMKPATGLKLDCESKDLPTTDLTYYDAVLFANERSKAEKFDTAYTYGNASFDKDHHCTNLEGFAFHPDVKAYRLPTEAEWVLVAQTYWNLSESWTADNSDYKLHKVCSKTDSSARVCDVMGNAMEWVNDWLGAFRDTTLTNFVGAPDGGSLGERVVKGGSYRNSAESINLYSRGDVYTVASSTRADYVGFRLAFGAIPGATWMGTDGKAATSRIVSLTNSAKIRSLTGTYKAKLAFRNDVTGNLAYIDYSSGILSVTEIADSIEIYHPEISPDGKLVAFCTQIEGVSGASSLYVRTLDSDGSNLVKLDVESAAIPRWRVLDNGDTVIVYVTDAGNNKDDAAFASTSTWQVKFANGKFGKPEKLFDGAYHGGFSDDNTLAVTGARLLRARIAKTGSTVKDKARDTVWYGGEQACNVSLSKDGSKRTLFLDFAGKTGKKFVGEDYSTHERLFMADSNGKLVESIAAPKGYTFDHSEWISGGENLAVATLTNVNGAHPKIVLVNLSDSSIVELAEGDELWHPSLWVKTQASFNGENALDLDSACAYITETTGVAPRIMKVKMDYFWQYRDTTELVVIGSSRTFAGIDPEMIKSMFAINMSYSAQDMGSTLFYIKNYILPLMPKLKFIVLALDYDRWYVKDENWNEWFANIPGYEYDKNHGYWQDGLIGDMYEASQHAMGVNDYEYEAFGYHRGVMKSPSEGWGKDVPDVVYDPYWFDKDKSGYDFNLGHLTEILELSRNFGVRVVGVVFPQSPNYLKTNAWGRYGPTREAAKVMQAAVQELVEKYPNFTVLDEYHDGNHDFESELFFDEDHLCSDGSLVMTARLDSLLKTMR